Proteins encoded in a region of the Panicum hallii strain FIL2 chromosome 3, PHallii_v3.1, whole genome shotgun sequence genome:
- the LOC112884905 gene encoding uncharacterized protein LOC112884905 codes for MKIISKAWRSYKNKFIVLSCRLLKCWKKKENPFDKYADLTKEAWDELVEKWNTPEFQQSSEYFRGLRARNELDHHLGSAGYAGKQRKWEQEDEMLAARGIENPYESFEGRLAPFMRARSKLTEDGNINFYSTSAEEVAQRALMESSQGSNEGVREFDALTRALGTREQRGRVRGVSSQLTWKEGFPEHKGRYRKRTRDSSSKVDIDEIKKQVKMEMFGELKTIFESQGLSFPDMPGSTMSEERRDSFACTAAGASQSRGTERAIVPTSVEPDTIDGLARPTRCSLLVQLVGDSSFMEVGNGLVYPGMSQLEGVQVSALVFASLFFSPISFCFFSFGMYNLLEI; via the exons atgaagatcatctctaaagcctggaggagctacaagaacaa atttattgttttgtcgtgcaggcttttaaagtgttggaagaagaaagagaaccctTTTGACAAGTATGCGGACTTGACCAAAGAAGCCTGGGACGAGCTTGTTGAAAAGTGGAATACTCCCGAGTTCCAACAGTCAAGTGAGTATTTTCGGGGTCTCCGAGCGCGGAACGAGCTTGACCACCACCTTGGCTCAGCGGGATATGCTGGAAAGCAACGCAAGTGGGAGCAGGAGGATGAGATGCTGGCAGCGAGGGGGATTGAGAATCCCTATGAATCGTTTGAGGGACGGCTGGCACCATTTATGCGTGCTAGGTCAAAGCTCACGGAGGATGGCAATATCAATTTCTACAGCACGAGCGCTGAGGAAGTTGctcaaagggctttgatggagagcagccaaggttcaaatgaaggagtgagggagtttgatgcgctcaccagggctttgggaacccgtgagcaacggggccgtgtccgtggtgtttccagtcagttgacctggaaggaggggttccctgaacacaaaggcagataccggaagcggactcgagactcctcatcaaaggttgacaTAGATGAGATCAAAAAGCAGGTGAAGATGGAGATGTTTGGAGAGCTGAAGACCATCTTCGAGTCTCAGGGATTGTCATTCCCTGATATGCCGGGGAGTACGATgagtgaagagagaagggacagcttcgcttgtactgcagcgggtgcttctcagagCAGAGGGACAGAGAGGGCAATTGTGCCTACATCAGTGGAGCCGGATACGATAGATGGCTTGGCTCGTCCGACCCGATGCAGTCTTCTCGTGCAGCTGGTCGGAGATTCATCTTTCATGGAGGTCGGGAACGGGCTTGTGTATCCCGGTATGtcccagcttgaaggtgtccaggtcagtgcattggtctttgcctctcttttcttttctcctatttctttttgttttttttcttttggtatgtacaacttgcttgagatttaa